The genomic segment GCTCGATCCCTTGAACGCCTTTGTCTTCAgcatcatcatcttcttcttccttatctcttgaattttcttttacgGTTGGTCTATTAAAGAGAGAGTTGAGCAGAGTTAGGTTTTCTGAGACTGCTGGTCCGTTTGAATTTGGGGAAGAAAAGAACTTTTGGGAACGGGAGAAGGGAAATGGGAAATGGGAAAAAACGCGGGAAGGGTATGAGTTTATATCATGGGCCGAAATGGATTGTTGGTTTGCGCTTTGTTTGTTGTTTTGGGTCAACAGGACGCTTACTGGGCCCACCCAAGGTTTGGATCCAGGTCTTTCCCTTTATGATAATCCTTTCCTAGCAATCTTCTTCTCCATATTTTAGCAGCGgaagataaaaagaagaaaaaaacaagtCTCCCGCACGATCAATGAGATCTTGGAGTTACTCAATTGATTACGTTTAcaaatgatttaaattttaaaggcAAAAAGAGAATTTCCGGCGGACAGAGGTGCCAAGAAatcaagaattaaaaaaataaaaataaaaaagagagtGCCTGACGTCATGCACATACATTTGCGCAAGAATATTACAGCTTTTTGCTCTCCTATTTAACATGTAACTCTTGAGTGCAAGAGGAAGAAcctttaattacaaaaattggTAGCAGATAAGGTGACAAATCAGTTGGTCAGTGAGAAGGAATGAAGCTCACCATAGAGTTAAGCAATAAATCTAAAAGGGTGAGGAGGAGTAGAGAAGggaagaacaaaataaaaaaggcacTTATCACacgcattttttttttttatggtgtGAACTCCTAAATGAACTACATGACGTTAGCTTGACTGTTCGAAACCTGTAGCAGTTGGCGGAAGGCTTGATTTCGGGGGAAGATTTACAGGCTGCTTCGTGGACTTGTGTCTTTCGTCCCCCTGTTGCAGAGGTAGCTTCTCTGGACGGAAATGAGTTTCATCCAACTCCATTTCAGGCTTCCtctttacctttttctttgGCAATGAGCCATCTGCCACCTTCATTTCATCCATGGCATTGCTTGAGATGCCCTTTAACTTATCCTGTTTTAGTCGGTCCAAACTGGAACCATTTGTTGAGGGACTTGGAGTCCGGACAGCACCTGCTGGTGCACTTGAAACTGACTTATTAGTTGAAGGTATAGCATGACTACCAGAATCAGGAGCCAACCTCTCTCGCGAGTGCTGTATCTGAGCACTTGAGGCAGACTCCACTCGAACACTCTCCTCCAGTCTTGGTGCCAACATCTTTTTCCTCCTGATTTTCTCCTGATCCTTTGAAAAAAGACataattgaaaatgataagCAAACAGCAATTGACATGAGACAAAtcaaaggaaagaagacacatctttgtctatacacaaatGCAAGACTGCCCTAGATGGGAAATGACAATTAATCAAATAGGAGACCCATTAACAAATATATCACCAAAAATAGAGAACGTGGGCAAGCAAAACACCCAGCATCCACCTACTATTGGATCATTTGAAACCCTAAGAATAATAACAAACATGCGCTAGGTTGCTTTACTCAAGCAGATAACAGAGGTTTTTGTTTGCCAAGCCTAAGGAAGCTTCAAATCTCATAAGTATACCAAAATTGTCAAAGATGGGTTACATCCAGTCTACAGAAGATACATAATGAATAGACAGAAGCCCTTGAAAACGTAGACCTTAATGTTCAGAAGAATAAATGAAGGTATATACACCAACACAAGGGCGAACAGCATAGAAGGGATTTTACATACCTTATGTCTGTTGTACATTGCTCTCCGCCTTTCCTTTGCCCTACAAATTGCACGTTTAATCCCATGGTTGTCCATCAGACCATTTGGCCACAGCTGTGCAAGCTGACCAGGGAGGGACTCCAAATGTAAGATAATCACGtaacaacaaaaaaagtagaagtataattaagcattaagaacaataAAGAATAGCTACATCACtaataaatcaatataaagGGTACATGACCAAAACAAGGGACAAAACCTCTGAGTAAGGTAGAAGCGGGAAATGAGCTCAAGTACATCACAAGATTAAAgcaaattatttgaaaaagaaCAATAATGACAATGTaggatgaattctatggaattCTTTTGAGGAACAAGAAATTTAAGGCCTGATTTAGTTATACAAGAGAAGATGTAATCCAGACGGGAACTGTACAAGGGAAGAATATAAAAGAACAGCAATGACAAGGGAAGGatataaaagagaaataagaaaagacaGAAGAGAGAAGGTGGGAAGAATAGAAAGAGACAGATCAGTCCCAACTCTCATGCACCCTTCTCATCCAATTGGCAAGACAGTGACCCTATCAAAAACCATCAGGAAACAATAACTGCAGAGACATAGTTGGCCACCTTAATGAACACCTAATGCCAGCAATATGAAGATTTTCATTATGACTACAGTAACTGTGGgagtagagaaagaaatgatAAGTGCTCAACCTCTATGTAAAGCTTTCTGATTTGTGGACCTGAATCTTCATCCAATCCCTACAAccattaaacaataaaaagcaAGGATAAGATTCACTAAGAAGAGATTTCCCCAACAAAGATGAAATTTTGTCAAAGGAAGGTCATGCAAGGACATATAATCACATCAACATAGAGGTCATAAAGATCACAAATCTTGTCCTCCAATGACGTATCCATGCTAAATTTCCTTTTAAGAGCTCTTTCTTCAGTACCAACTTCTTGAAAATCATCAGAAGCTCCGGCTTGTTGCTCCAATGCCTGAAAGAAGTTTATGCATATTTCATCAAGAGCAGGAAATTTCCTAACTTCTGTTGATAAGATATGGTACTAACTATGAACAAGATGAAAGACCATGATCTTGAATACCAAGATGGAGAGAAGTAAAGAGAATAATAGTCAAGGAATCTACAATGAAGAAGTATTTAAACTAAACAATCCACACGTAAATAAGGACGGATCCAAAATGAAGTACAACAACATTACGGCAAGAGGGTAAGAAAGGCATATTTTAGCAAAAGTGCAGGCCTATGTGGAAGGGTGtgggaaagaaaattttgccCTTGATCATAAGCAGAACATAATAATGGCTACAATTAATTAtagagtaaaaaataaaaataaaaagggtaaGAGACTCTTCAATCAGGACAAACTAAGAGAGGAAAcagaaaatgaattaaattaaaatcagaATAGCGTggggaagagagagagataatTAAACAAACCTTTGGCTCAAGAGAAGGAACTTTTGTCTTTATCATCTCAACAACTTCCTTCTTTACCTGTTGAAATCTAtcatctttttcttgctttgctGACAAACCTGTACTAATCATGATTTTGAGGTTCCTCTGCATCCATAATATTGCCTCAATATTCATAGATATGTAATTTACAAAGACAATTCAAATTGGTAGAATGACTTTACCATAAGAGAACATGGAGAGCAAACAAGTGGATTTAGTCatgcataaaaaataaaaaagtaaaaagccCATATGTTTACATAGATTTGCCCTGTTTTATTCATTCTTTTACCAGTTGCAAATTTCAAAGCATTAAGATTATAAACCACAGGAATCTCTTCAAAAAGTCAGGAAAAGGTCACATATTTGACAGCCACCAAACAGTCTTAGAATAGTAGAATTCTAAAAAAAGgcttaataatatatatttggaTTATAACTACAACCAGAAAATGCTCCACGATCTCACAAATTTGATTGCATTATTCAAACCCAAAACATATGCACTGATTTACATTTCAAAGCCACCATAATTGCTCTTAGAATGGTCACAATTAGTCAAATGTATGGTGTACCAACTTTTCTTCATTGGACCAAAAGAAACTACATCACATgaattaaaagcaaaagccatgTCTGTAGAAAAGGGAGATATAACAGAAAGTAATTCTAGACTTAAGAGTTCATTGGCATGTTGGCACGCAATCATAACATGATAATATTCCAAGCCCTTTTTCAACGTTATCCAGTAAGagcaaaaaattgaaattgcaATTGAAAATTTGTGGGTGTCATACTCATTCATAGACAAGGAAAGATACCTTAAGTGTTCTTAGCTGTATTAAGTGGCCAAGGATACTCATAAGGCGATTTAGTAACTCCTTAGATACTTTCCCCTGACTTGCCTGCagcaaatataaaaatcaaatcaaatcaaattgaaaaacTTAATCTTTCCCCGAAAGCACCATGCTATTGAAACAAATAGCAAGCAGAAAATTAGTTCTTTTACAAGGCATAAGCATTAATGAAAGTCTCATACCGCTAATCTAGCAACTTTAGCAAGCttgaattttatttctctAGGCAATCTCCTCTTAATACCCTGGGATGAATTATCAGCGTCTTGATTTTCCATTGCAGGTGGCCTTGCTGTGATATTATacaaaggaaggaaaaaaaattaatttaaaagaaaatattcataatGAAATTGTTCAAGACACATAAACACTTACATTCTGCAACCATCTTCTCTAGCTCCCTAATGGCCTTTTCAAGCATTGAACTTTTGGGCCTAAGAGTAGAACCATCCCTTTTCTGCATGTGTGAAGATTTCTGCATGATATATTACACATTAGAATCAAAATGAAAACCAATATGATAGCATTAACATCTAATGCAAAATCATTGCTCACCTCTTTCTGGTGGGCAATAATTTTGAACATAGTGTTTACTAATATCTTGCACTACAGCCAATTGGTTTTAGGCTTGATGCCCATCCTAAATTTACTATCTTGCAGCACATGCACAACACACGCACTCAGAAAGAGAGGGCTATGGGGCCCTTGAACTTTCCAGGATTTTTTCAGTAGTCCATATAATGttcaaatgaaatttgagGGACTATGACAAGTGAACCGAGAACAGATTCAAATGTCTCTATCTCTATCTCTAATAAGAAGTACCAGCAATCTTTCCGTCCAAATGGTTGTCATGTAAATCTATGTTAGAGCTTTTTTTACCGTACTACATACACAGTCACCCATCAAACTCATAGTGTGTCAGATATTGCAGGTCATCATAACCAGAACCCTGTGTTCATGTCAAAATTCAAGCTACTTTATTCAGCTACTAGTTATACTAACAACTTATTAACCTGCCAatggaaaaatgagaaatggaacaaattatcaaaacaaatttgaagaaaaaaaaaacaactcaCCGCTGTATGCATAGCATATTTGCCATCAGAAACATTAGTGTCTTGCAGTTCACGGATgccatttttttctctcagtCGAACTGATAGTTCAAGCTCATCAACATTACCAATTGGTTTTCCATGTGGGGATTTGGATTGTAAGTAAGCATTTTTATCATGGTATTTCTGATGCAAAACATCATAGGACCCACTTGCATCTTTCAATTTGTTACTGACAACATTTTTTGACTGCAGAACTCCCATCTTTGACTTTTCCGTATCCTTCACATCTGCCAAAGGTACAGAAGTATTACCATTTGAAACTTTCAAATATGAAGAAGGATCCAATGCTAGTCTTGTTTCAGAAGATTTCTTCTTGGAAGAAATACCAGAAACTGATAGTTGATTCTGAGCTTTTACATCCCCATATTGTTCATTTAATGCAGTCAAATTCTGAGAATGATTAGAATTATTCCTCCCAAGAGATGGTTCAGCCCTCCCCGGAGTCATCTTTGCAGCCTTTACATGTTTATTTGACACACGACCATCATCACTCTCACCAGCAGGTTTTGCAGCATCTTTTCTTCGCCTTTTCTTGGGCTGCTGGTTCAGTATAACAAGGGGTTCATTTCTTGaagaaagaagggaaaaaaataaaagaaatcagTGAAGAGAAATTAGAAGAAATCAACTAATAATGAACTTTCAACATGAAAAAGCATATAATTTGAGAAGCTAAATTAATGATAAATCAAGTACACTAGGTTTACCCACATTGCaatgagaaaagaaacataaaataaaatatactatAAGGTTACTTTAGACAACACAAGCGCCGGGTTCTTGAAAACCACTAGATTGTAGAGAATTAGAGCAGCATTATTCATGATAACAGGAATTAAAGTTAAAACCCTAACTGTGGATCCCAATTTATTTTGGTCTTCAAGCCAAATTTGTGCCCATTTAAGACAAAATAATCATTAAATTAACCTAGCTTGAACTGATAAAAGATGAATGATGGCTTCTAGTATGTCAGAGGATACACATGAATAGCCATCTAAACAGAATCATTACTAAAGCTTTGTCACCAACAAATGGAGAAGAAGCAGGAAAGAAACTCACACTCTTTCCAACTTTCCCCTATTAACAAAGAATCCGTCATGTTTTATTGCTGAATTATCAACTTCAAAATACTCGTCCTGCATAACAAGCAATGAAACAACATTATAAAGCAATAAAACACATTACCGCTCCTTGTTACAAGAAGAATAGCATCAATATAAATGCTGCAGTACAACCAACATATAAAGGCTAAAAATATAAGTAATCAATCTTAGTACTAACCAGCTCCGCATCATCAATAAAAGAGTCTTCTGTGTCATATTGATCATCATCTGGAGTTTCATCCAGTTCTTCCTCATCACTGCTATCTTTACCCTGAAAAAGTTTCACTTAACATTATCACAGACGATTCAAAGTGCATCTCACAACgcaaacaaaataaaacataaaaataccATGTAAAGACGTTCAATCTTCTCAATAACAGCACTGAATCGATTTGGAGGAGGTTCAtctttggtttctttttctgCCGCTTGTCCCTGGATAATGCCAAGCATGATTAAGAATAGccgaaaagggaaaaagcaaATTACCAGATTTTCCTGCAGTTTCCCGCAGTTTCTAGGCAGCCAAACAATACTGATACATTCAAATATACCAAAAAATACGAAGCACAATTTCTTCATAAAAAAACGCCACAAAATGCAAAATCAAGCTTAATGCAAGCATGcatgtaaaataaattaattttaaaaaattacgtAACAATGGATATTGAAGAAGCGGCTCTTACAGGGGCGATGCGAGACTGCAGGTTAGGGTGGGCATTAGGAGGCGGCTCAGGTGCTGACGTCGCCACCGCAACCATGGCTGCAGCGGCAGAAGATCCATTGCCCCGGTTGGCGTCTTTGACAAGCTTCTTCCACGAAACATACGTGGTCTCACCTGGCCGGAGCTCAACCGTGAAAACTTGCCGGTCACCAGCCTTCATTACCTTCGGCGCCACCACTCTCGAGGGctcaccaccaccaccactaCCGGCTCCTCCGCCACCACCACTCTTATCTTCCATCAAGAACTCCGGGTCGGGTCACCCAATTATTATTCCTAGGGTTAATTGAAACGAAAGAATATTCAAGAATCAGTATTAGAAGGCTCTAATTTGAGACCTAGATTGGGGAATTTGATTGGGAAAGAGAATGAGAAGGGAGTTGCGCGGGATAAAGAAacgttcctttttttttttttcaagggggtatttttcttttttttctttttcttttttgggtttatTAAGTggattattaaatatttttattggttttCCGAGTTTAATTTTCTTGCGAATTTCCTTCCCCGAAAAATTTGAAGGAGGAGACGGGAAGGGAAAGGGTCGGGTTTCATTCAGATGACACGCGAGACTCTGGATCCGTTTAAAATTGACCCCGGTTAAAGCCTCAACCTGTGGTTCCATTTTCTAGGACCAGGGCTTTGATTCAAATGGTCCAGATGCGTGGATTAGAGCCTATAGCCACTGCCACTGGCTTGGTTGGGAGGCCATTGAGATTGCGTGCATTGGTACTGTAAACTTTGATCGTACTTGTGTTATTTTGGTCAAAAACCGAACTTAACTCTTttgtaaaaatgaaaaagaaaaattaaaatttatctaTCATTCTACAAGAACAAAAAACAATGGGTAGAACCCATCACAACATATTCTTTCCCTCACGCATAGACAATGGTGAGTTGGTAATTACCTGCCGTGGAGCGTAAGCTGCCTAACAACTACTACTGCTACTACTTTAGATGAGGAGAATGTCCATGAACTCTTAACGGCCCATTAGCTGCAGCTGCAGCTGCTGCTTCTACTGCTGGTGTTGCTTGTGGAGAAGCAAGAGCTTAGCATCCATGAGCATGAAATGCTTCTTTTGACAGAGACGTTGTCAAGACTCTTTTATCATCTCAAACAAAGAGACTATAATGCCATATAACATGCAAAGGAATCTGAATTCGAGTCACAGGAATTATATACAAGCCACTATTGCAAGCAGCACCACCTTCGAGCACACATATGTTCATGAGCCTGCAGCACAACAATCAACAGATGACTCACGCTCAACAAAGAATGCAGATGACACGAGCTCAACGCAGAATGCAGATGACATTCCAACTATATATGACGGCAGAAGAAGCAcgaaatgatttttaaacaaCAAGAAAGATTCAAAGACAATGGACATACACAACAAAATCGTCAGGTGTGCAATAGTTGAGCTGAAAATTAAGGAAGTACTATTATATAAACGGAAGCGAAGAATCAGTTCTACACTCAATCGAATAAGAACATATACATAACTTCTTTACACTGTCTTcttattcctttcttttcttttctgcttCTTTTCCAACATGTTATCAGACCCAtggctctctctctctcaaaataTCCTTATGTCTCTCTACTCTCAATGATGGAATTTTTTGTACACAGATTATGGGGCTTCTTAAAAGTCAGCATATGTTAGGCTTCATCGATTGGAGACATCGATCTCGACCTCTTGTCAACTTCCAAAATACAAATCCAGACAAGCTTGGAAGAAATCAGATGTCCCTTCTTCGGGATGGAATTCTGGCACCCTATAGTGGTTTGTTAGAAGAGTTTTAATTACTTACTGGAAAGCCTCCAAACCCTTAGGAAACACACCTTTTTCATCTCAGACTatattagaaattttaagagtGTTTGTGATGATTTAGTTGTCGTTGGCAAGCTAGCTGGAGATCaaacaaaaatcttttaacTACTTCCAGGACTTGGACAAGGTTATGAAGCCTTTGTTACAACAATGTTGAAACCTCCCACACCTTCTTTTCGATAAGTCATTACACGAGACAATGGAATAAGTGAACACTTTCTGATAGTTTCGGCtcacttaattaattaaaacatggCTTTTGTAAGCCAAAGATAAAGAGGAGGCACACTTTTGAATCAAAGAAGCAAATAGAATCTACCTGGATTTTCTTCCCAAGGTAGAGGTTTTCTACAAACAAATGCCACATCTTCCAAATTGCCAAGCCTAATATGATTGCTGTTGCTGTTGGAAACAGACCTAGTACAAAACATGATCAAGTATCACCTATGTTCTGTCATATATGCAATGAATCAAGACACATTGCCCTCAATCGTTGGCAAAAGATGATTGAATCTCTAGCAATCTAATTCGACACCTCAAGCACTGGCAACATTTACCATTGCAGAAACACATGATGGCACTTGGCATCCTCACATGGGAGCTACTTCACACCTAACCGCAGATGCAGGTAAACTCTTTAACACCATTGAAGACAAAAAAAACCAGATAAAAATACCGGTAGGTATAATGgaataagttttgaaaatcACACACATTAGTTcaacatttattaaaattcactcaaatatttgtttattggttggtgcatgatcTCTCTGTATAAAAAGTAAGATTCGAATCCTCTTctcttatttcaaaaaaaaaaattgatccGAGAAATTAAACACtctattaatcaattaactaGTGATTATTGATATGCTTGTTTCTCATATGATGGATTAAATCATAGACAA from the Theobroma cacao cultivar B97-61/B2 chromosome 8, Criollo_cocoa_genome_V2, whole genome shotgun sequence genome contains:
- the LOC18592413 gene encoding ubinuclein-1 isoform X2; protein product: MEDKSGGGGGAGSGGGGEPSRVVAPKVMKAGDRQVFTVELRPGETTYVSWKKLVKDANRGNGSSAAAAMVAVATSAPEPPPNAHPNLQSRIAPGQAAEKETKDEPPPNRFSAVIEKIERLYMGKDSSDEEELDETPDDDQYDTEDSFIDDAELDEYFEVDNSAIKHDGFFVNRGKLERVNEPLVILNQQPKKRRRKDAAKPAGESDDGRVSNKHVKAAKMTPGRAEPSLGRNNSNHSQNLTALNEQYGDVKAQNQLSVSDVKDTEKSKMGVLQSKNVVSNKLKDASGSYDVLHQKYHDKNAYLQSKSPHGKPIGNVDELELSVRLREKNGIRELQDTNVSDGKYAMHTAKSSHMQKRDGSTLRPKSSMLEKAIRELEKMVAESRPPAMENQDADNSSQGIKRRLPREIKFKLAKVARLAASQGKVSKELLNRLMSILGHLIQLRTLKRNLKIMISTGLSAKQEKDDRFQQVKKEVVEMIKTKVPSLEPKALEQQAGASDDFQEVGTEERALKRKFSMDTSLEDKICDLYDLYVDGLDEDSGPQIRKLYIELAQLWPNGLMDNHGIKRAICRAKERRRAMYNRHKDQEKIRRKKMLAPRLEESVRVESASSAQIQHSRERLAPDSGSHAIPSTNKSVSSAPAGAVRTPSPSTNGSSLDRLKQDKLKGISSNAMDEMKVADGSLPKKKVKRKPEMELDETHFRPEKLPLQQGDERHKSTKQPVNLPPKSSLPPTATGFEQSS
- the LOC18592413 gene encoding uncharacterized protein LOC18592413 isoform X1 is translated as MEDKSGGGGGAGSGGGGEPSRVVAPKVMKAGDRQVFTVELRPGETTYVSWKKLVKDANRGNGSSAAAAMVAVATSAPEPPPNAHPNLQSRIAPGQAAEKETKDEPPPNRFSAVIEKIERLYMGKDSSDEEELDETPDDDQYDTEDSFIDDAELDEYFEVDNSAIKHDGFFVNRGKLERVNEPLVILNQQPKKRRRKDAAKPAGESDDGRVSNKHVKAAKMTPGRAEPSLGRNNSNHSQNLTALNEQYGDVKAQNQLSVSGISSKKKSSETRLALDPSSYLKVSNGNTSVPLADVKDTEKSKMGVLQSKNVVSNKLKDASGSYDVLHQKYHDKNAYLQSKSPHGKPIGNVDELELSVRLREKNGIRELQDTNVSDGKYAMHTAKSSHMQKRDGSTLRPKSSMLEKAIRELEKMVAESRPPAMENQDADNSSQGIKRRLPREIKFKLAKVARLAASQGKVSKELLNRLMSILGHLIQLRTLKRNLKIMISTGLSAKQEKDDRFQQVKKEVVEMIKTKVPSLEPKALEQQAGASDDFQEVGTEERALKRKFSMDTSLEDKICDLYDLYVDGLDEDSGPQIRKLYIELAQLWPNGLMDNHGIKRAICRAKERRRAMYNRHKDQEKIRRKKMLAPRLEESVRVESASSAQIQHSRERLAPDSGSHAIPSTNKSVSSAPAGAVRTPSPSTNGSSLDRLKQDKLKGISSNAMDEMKVADGSLPKKKVKRKPEMELDETHFRPEKLPLQQGDERHKSTKQPVNLPPKSSLPPTATGFEQSS